In Vespula pensylvanica isolate Volc-1 chromosome 7, ASM1446617v1, whole genome shotgun sequence, the genomic window TTTACCATACAACCTACAATTTACAAAaagtttgttttctcttttcgattcgttcgcAGTATTTTAACTCGTTAACTTTTACATATGAGTCGAATTTgcttcaacttttttttttctaatttttgaaTCCCATTCCTCCAACCCTCTTTCACGATACAGCAACGTTCAAAAGCACATACGATTACGTCCACCGTGTTACCGCTTTTGCATAACGCACGTCCATAATGAAATGGGCGAAAATTAGCGATAAACTTATGTCGGAGcactttcattaaaaatttggCGGTACTCGAGAGATATCGTGGTAGTACGCTGAGTTTGCGGGGAGTATTGCATCGCGTGATGAAAGTAGGGGGGAAGAGGGGGAAGAGACGTGGAGGGGAAGAGTGTAGAAATTAATGGCTCGACGGACCAACGCTAGGTCATTCCACTTGCCGACTTCGCATATAGGTTTACAGTGATACTACCTAGTTTTGATGGTTTGCAACGCTatctaaaagagagagagagagagagagagagaaacagatagtcagacagacagaaatatagaaacagagagacaggagatagatagatagagagagagagagagaaagccaTATTTCTCGAATTTATGAATACGATGAATACCACGTTACCGTGTATAACATTACGATAACGTCGACTTTTGTTTTTGACATTAAGAACTGGAGCGTTAGTTCTATCGATCGCTCgacagatatataaatatgtatgcagaagtaaattaaaatacgatTTTCAAAGAGATCGACGTTTTTTTCATAGTTTGCAAAGAGTTTACCCAACAACTACACGATAAATTCtcaactttctttctcgtcaaTGACAAGTTTTTTCGGTTACGAGATAGTCCGTGTTCaacacgattttttttaatgaacaagAATCTTCGAATAACGATTAGCAAATAGCGTGTCGATCGAAAGAATACTTGTCAAAGTATTCTCAAGACGTTCTATATATGCggatttatatgtatatcgttttatatacacattgaAGTTACTGTTGCAAAGAACTATCATCCGGAGAATGAGGTCTACACTTTTCGTGCGAAATTTATGGAAAGAGCGACACGATGACTCTACCGATTTTACGTTGTAGATTTTGACATCCAATTCGGGGAGATCCATCTCGTAGATAAGATTCACGACAGAATGTAATTAAAGATTATAAGATACTATCGTGTTGTATAAATAGAGGCGACCTGACACATTGTTGGTTACTGACGGTTCGCTTCGTAAATAtctgcaaaaaaaatataccaaatttaataaaaagaaaaaagagaaaatactttattttcaattcaaattaattagCCTTTTTTACcgtttatgaaataaatatagtttttaaCTGGGTGACttttgaatgaatatatatatatatatataaaattcatacttTTCAAAGATCTATCTCTCGTGCTTGGTGAAAAGCCGCCACAAGAGCATTTAATTGTACTGCCTCGCTACATCCGACTGCTAtccttttttcgatttcgGCCATTTTTATCACCAAATTTATGAGTATGTAATCTGGGAATTcaacttaaaaatatatttacattagaagtaatctttttaatagtattaacaatatatacttacttttaTGTACAAATAGATGCAATTCAGTCAGAATATCTTGCAACGCGAGtcctttcttaatttttagaTCTTGTATTTCTTATCATCCATTAAGGAAACTATAAAAATTGACaaaacaatgataaaaattattaaataaaatcaaaaggaTACTACAATAGGATAGTTCATAAGATTCATTTAACAACCagtttgtaatatttcttatatcaaCTGGAAGAGGATGTCCAACACAAGAATATACTGTTTCCTCTGTAACTGATCCAAAAGCTAACCAAGTACTCTGaagtatatttaatactttccTCATATCTCCACCACACAATGTCATTAGTGCTTGTTTCCCATCATCTGTTACTTTTAAACtgataatcataaatatatttataaatttctaatcttaattacaaagtaattattttaatattttttaattaaaaattacttttcctGTTCTATAACTTCATTTAGTCTTGGTAAGATTTGTTCTGATTGTAAAGGGCCAAATCTAAATTTAGTACATCTTGACTGAAGAGCTGGTATAATTTTACCaagataattacatataatacaaaaacgTACATTTTCTGTATACTTCTCAAtaactgaaaaaaaattataattctttttatatctaatataactATTTAATTGCAAATTAACTTACTTCTTCTAAGAGCATTTTGAGCGTCGTTTGTCATTGCATCTGCTTCGTCGAGAATAATCAATTTAAATCCAGATCTATACATGGTACCCGTACTCGCAAAATTTAAAATTTGGCCTCTGACTATACCTATTCCTCTATCATCAGATGCATTCATTTCTAATACCTACGtgtacatattaaaatattatagaagatatatatagttattatcaatatatattgatataaaagaagCGATACCATAGAATTAAATTGAGCAGGTTTGTAAAGTTTCTTTGCACAAGCTAAAATAGTACTCGTTTTTCCTGTACCTGGTGGTCCATAAAGTAGAAGATGAGGAAGTTGATTCTcatcaatgaattttttaactaagaaaatacgatagaatatataaaaatatatagaatatattataacgtacaaatatataaaagtcatatataaaagaatataaaaaaaataattaatatatatcatgtatttATCGATTACTCTAATTATCACAGAAGTATTCacttgtttttaatatttcttcatgAGAGATAAGTTCTTCCAACTTTTTAGGTCGGTATTTCTCAaccctaaaaaaaaaaaacaatataaaagtattcCCAAGCACAAAATTCACCAAAACTATTTACAATGACAAAATTACCATGGTAAATTCGTAGTCGTTTCATTATCAGAAGCCATAATTATTACTCACTTGTTATTAGAAACTAAATCTAAGGTTAACTACGAACCCGCGTTTTGTTTCTCACTTAAATATGGCGTAGTTAATATCTTTTCAAACAGACTTCCTATTGGTTCAAGAATACAAACCAATCGCAACGAAGCAAACAAAAGTCGTTATAAAGTTACaaaatgatattgaaaagtttaataatttaaaaattgaaaacgaGATCACATAAAGTTACacctaaaatatattaaaaacatttgtGATTCGCacaaacgatcgaaaattattgaatttattacgataatgGGTACCAAAAGTGAAAGATCGGCAAACGATGCGGAATTACTACGTGATCAAACACCAGAATATATGTTACTACCTAAAATGAGATTCAGGTTGAGTTTGAGCGAATTTTGGGGAGAtgaagaattgaaaaattccTTCTTAGATATTATAAAGCGTAACAATATGGCACCATATTACCAAGAGGTGTGTCAAGATTTCTATTGGGAAATGGATGCAAATTTGTACAATGAAATGCATCAGGTTAACGTAGTAACATGGGAAGAATTAGAAGCGGGTAATACGAATTTGAATATAGAGGAAGATACTAAAGGAAATTGGAGAGATATGCTTGATTACGCGTGTAAAATCGGTGATACCGATCGTGCTAATAGTATTGCAACTTCTATATTCGAAGATACGAATAATTCATCCGGGGTCAGAGCAGAAGCagctttctgtctttttcgaATAGCTTATTTCAAAAGTAACGTATTATCTATGGGCAAGGCAGTCAAGAATATTAACGACTTGATGGAaggtatataatattcataaatataaatacttacatGCACatcaaaaatgataaaattcgAGTCTCccaatttattataacatcaTCAACGTCAACGacatcgttcattttttttttctttcttttcttttctaacatgTTTCTACATTGTTCTTCAcatattctaattaaaaaaataaagaatcaaCTTAATATCCGATCATCTCTTTTTAGTATCCTGCAATATGGGTAGCAATTGGTGTTGTCGAAATAAATTGAAGGCATACGAAGCGCTCTATTGTTTAGCAGTAAGAAATTTCGCACGTGCCGTGTCTCTTTTATTAGACTGCATTCCTACCTTCGAATCGTACGAATTGTTACCATTCAAGGATATCGTACAATATACTGTCCTGGCTGGTATGATCTCTTTATCAAGATCAGACCTTGATAAACGATTCAATAATAATGGTATCCTACAACAATCTTTAATGATCGAATGTTCAGCTTACATGGATTACTTAAACAGTCTTTATGATTGTCATTACGCTGATTTCTTTCAACATCTCGCATGGATcgaaatggaaatgaaatttgatcctcttcttcgtccacATTATCAGTATTACGTTCGAGAGATGCGTATAAAAGCGTATTCGCAACTTTTACAGGCATATCGTACGCTCAGTTTAAATCGTATGGCTATCGAATTTGGTGTTACTGAGGATTATATAGAACAGGAAATGGCACGATTCATCGCGAATGGTAGATTACAttgtaaaattgataaagtTTCTGGTACTGTGGTTACCGTTAGCGCATCCGGTTGTGACAGAGGACAACCGCCTGATGCTAGCTGCGATCGAGGATTGGTTTATCaaaatacgataaaacgtGGTGATATGTTGCTTAATCGGTTAAAAAAATTGGGACAAGTTATTGAATTCTGAGGCTAGTTATCGGTCTCGTTTCTCCCAGATTTGAATTTCGCGCTGTTCAATGTTTTTCATAGTGATATGATCTTTTTCGTAAAATGATACTCTttgttaaattctttttttttttttttcactgaAATTTACAtagttattttaattagattataaacatttattttgaaatataaaaatatatatatatatcatattgatagaagaaatagaataattcTACTTACCGAATTAATCTTCAACGATATAACCTTTAAAATTAGCTTATACTGtgcacgtatacatacgtttaaTGTACTCGGTAAAAATTCTTCAAGTATGGCTCATCGAATCTTTTTACAACGTTCTAATGCAATTTCAAAAGCAATAACCAACGTTACGCacaaatttgattatttgCTGGTACTTGACTTTGAAGCTACCTGTGAGAAAAACTCCTTGATAGTGCCTCAAGAGATCATTGAATTTCCTTGCATAGTATTAAGCACACACGACTTTGAAATCAAGAATGTTTTCCACCGGTATGTCAAGCCCAGGGTGAATCCTAATCTCACGACCTTCTGCACGGAATTAACTGGAATAATGCAAGAAACGGTCGACAATGAACCTTACTTTCCAATTATATTCTCTCAGTTTTGTATCTGGTTAAAGGATAATAATTACTTTGATCCACTTGATAAAAGTGCTTTTGTAACATGTGGTAATTGGGATTTAAAAGTAATGTTACCTAATCAATGTGCTATAGACAATTTACCATTACCAAAAGAATTTAATCAATGGATAaacttgaaagaaatattctgtATTTCATGTGAATATTTTCCTCGTAATTTAATGGATATGCTTTCTCATTTGAAGCTTTCAATGACTGGTAGACTACACTCTGGCATCAATGATGTAGAAAACATGATCAAAATAATCCAAGCTTTGAACAACATACATAAAGCACAATTTAAGATTACTAATAAGttggataagaaaaatattgtaatttaatcTCAACATTTCTGTAcagtaaaatttataaaaaagcctttattaacattaaaatatcgtttttataaaatataaaaatacttgtATTAAAATCTGTACATTAAATGTTAAGTTACTATTATAAGACACAAATTATTGCTGTACAACAGCTACTTTTATCTTTACATCTTGTCTATGATTTTCAGTGTATATTTCAAGCATAGCTTCTAAATTACGTTGAACTTTCTGTTTgcatttgatttttaaaggaAATCCTTTACCAGCTGGTATCATACCCTCAGCTGGTAAAATACTAAGTACATCTGTGTTTGATAAAACAGTTTCATATGGTTGTGCTACTCTGCTTGAACTTAAAATAGTTATAAttgcttcattttttattgaagGGATTAAATTCACAACATTAGGAGATACAGTAAAATAATCATCAAACAGTTCATGACGTACATTTACTTCACAGCCTCCTATTATTGTCCTGCAAAATATAGAAGTAAGaattatgattaatttaataataaaagtttcataTATTTGCTATTAACATTTaggtaataaaaattctcttttatgaaatttttaatataatcaatattaataaacgtaATTACTCTGAAGGTAAAAAGCTTTTTCCACTTGATTCTACATCCACATGGCTATTGTCActataaagagaataaaacatCTGTGATTCATCTGCACTATCATGAATCATAGATAATGTCTCATCTGCATTGGTCTCCacagttaatattatttcatgttGACGTACTCCATGACATAAATCACTAAGATTTTGCTATACATaacttgaaatattaatatccaaactaaaaaaatttattgcagacaaaatattgaatatattataattaaacttaCTATTGTAtcattaatcaaatttaaatcTGGCATTAATTGTTCTCCAGGAAAAACCTTGCAGAGTGGGTAAACTATATTCCTAAATGGTTCACTTTCACCTCCATTTAAATCACCtgcattctttattttattatataatcgacGTATTCGCCAACGTGTCGGCTCATCaccataaataatatttatagtcCCTACGTGACATACATCAGAACGTTGTCGCAATAATATTAAGTCTTCTTTTCTTGGTTGAAACTCTAATGTAACCCACTGAGTTTCTTTCGGTTCCAGTAAAAGTTCTGTTGGATTTACTTGCCAACTAGAAACCATGGAAGGGTAAATAGctgaaaaagatttatttcaataatttataaaaaattaagtaaaaaatcaaataagaaaatcaaacaaaaagcaatataaatgatataccTTTTGGTATTAACTTGACTTTAGCATATGAATATAGATCaccaatattttctaatttgatCTTAGCATTTAAAATTTCGCCAGAATTCAATTTACCAAGAGGCAACCACATTTTACcattaatatctttaaatatttcagaaataaTGACTCTGCCAAAACCACCATAaccatataataatatctagaAATATCGTATTAACATAAATGTACTGTAATATATCAACTAAtaactaattatatattagagTACTTCTACACAAGGAAAATAATTACTGCTTTTGAGGGACgtgatttgttttcttcttttttgatttcataatgcttaaaaataatttttccagTAGCTGCGCCAACATGACGTGGACAAAATACAACAGAAAGTGTTCTACTTTCCATACGATGCAGCACTAGCACGATATTTGGACTTATTGTCTGATGATCTTTAAGaaactaaaatattattttttattgtataaagataattattaatcattaggATAGCACTATCATTCTATTTATACTCACCagaaaactattatttttgtcGGATATCTGAACTTGAAGTTTTATTCTGTTATCACTTATATTACGAATGGTGAATTCTTTAGTATCACTTTTACTTGGCTTTACAGAACCCCATACTAAGGCAGCATGTGTTGATTTAATAGGTATTTTATCCCCAGCAACAGTGGAGCCAGATATTGAACTGATTGGAGAATTTCTTCCAGATCTAagacaataattaaaattttctttactgCTACTATAagtagtataattataaaatctacCTGCTGGATAACATGCTATGTGGTGAACTTGGAGAAACAGCATCAGAAGTTTGTTGTGGTGTTTCACATCGTAAATAACTTTCGTTTTCTGCTTCCACATTTTGTTGTCCGATtacagaataataataagtattattacCAATAGATAGTTTAATTTTAACATGTCTGTAATAATCGCATTAttgttcataaataataataagacatTGATAAATGTAAACTTATGAAtacaataatttcaaaagtatTACTCACCTATCATGAGTATCAGAGCAACGTGgtttaaatgttattaaaaatctgtCTGTTGCATTACGCTTTAATGTTAAAGTTTCAGGTTTAACAGAAAAATCTTCAATACGATTTGAAGACTTTTCATCTTGCACTATGAATGCTGTTATTGAAAGAGGCAATTCTCCTGTATTAACAATAGTTAAAGATTTGGTTTGTTTCCTGGGAATCTCTATAGGTAATTCAGTATCAACAACTTGTATTTTACATGAACCTATTTTTACGTACAATGGTACTTCTTTTATCATTACAGCAtcatcttttttgttatctacTTGTATTAACAGTTTAGCTTCTATGCTGatcaattgattttttaatgattctgctaaattaaaaataattatttaaaaagagatattaaagaataatcaatatattttgtattattattacctgaAGCTAATAATGATGAGAGCCCCTCACATTGCACAACAGCAGTAAATTGTTCTCGAGGCTTAAGTTCATGTGTAAAACCatcttgtaaattatttatattaaaaacttttggaCCATCCTACGATAGTTagatacattttaattaagctactaaatatactttatgattaatttagttcaaatgataaaataagaatctTACATGTACAATAGATAGTATTATAGGGAGAaccatattatttttattttgtaatgtaATAGATAAAGTTTCCATAGTATTTTCAATAATGTTACCAAAATTAAGTTCTGCCTTTTTAAAAGGTGTTAATACATTTACTTGAAGTTCTTCTGATTCAACATAGATCATGTGTTTAATTAttgattcttttcttgttaCCATATCAgtcgttattatatttaatattactattgcaggattacttttcttcgttatttttacaccaatctaaatatatatgtttttttaataaatatagtattaaactagtaaaatgatttatgtttatctatgtatacctTGACAGATTGAGTTGAATTCGGTTTTATAAGAATTGTATCTTTGGGCAAatgaagtattatattttgctTATTTCCTTGTAATTGGAATGTACCTAATGAGCAAATTATCCATCTATCGCTTGTATTCGTTAATGCAATATCTGCTTCTCTTGATATGCCAACAATGCAACTGCAGATCTCTTGACTATTTCTGCTAACAATGATATCTGAAAAACAGTTTGTAAACATTAGtataacaatttgttttttacgataaagtacaattgtattttattacaaaagcTTTTTTACCATGTAACTGAGACATTGTTTCCAAGTTTGACTGTCCTGTGGTTGTCAATTTTTGAGCAACACTATAGTCCATCTTAGATGTATATGAGATGTTTTCTTGTTTcaacgattcttttctttccattcctGATTTATTAGACTTCATTTCGGGAAGAGAAAACTTgttatctttaaaaatcgaCTGTATatctgataattttatttcatctaaaATGcgattaatagataaaaatatattattttgatatatattatttgttcatttGAAATATAGTATGATCatgataaatttcaatttagttgtttaacttaatttaaatattaatatatatcaatatatattaaataattaaataaataagtacataCCAGTACCTTGCTGTTGGAGACTTGTTGAACTCTTTTcagtctcttctttctttaatgaCTTTCTTTGAGGAATATTTTCCAAAGTATCTTTAGTATGTAAATCTAAGTCAGACGTAAATGATAACATTCTTGGCAAAGTTGctttattttctaatgttttattaatggTTTTACTATCCAGTGAAAGTTTAGAtgatttattatcatctttaATGTTAAGAGCACTCGGAGTTGCAGGCATAGAACATCTGCTTGAAGGTAAAAGCGTATATGTGTTGCCTTtgtcatcatttttttctaattgaaactcttttcttttcttttttgccatTATAAGTTGATCTACTAATCTTCGTGGAGTACAATTATCGATTTCTTGTAATGCTTGAGCAATACTACTTAAACTCATAATACTTTGCTCTTCTATATCTTTTGTTGAATTTGTAAGATGAGTTTGCTCCTTCTCTCTGAATGTCAAGGATCCTAAAACATaggttattttttaattagttttttttttttttttaatggaaaaataatttatataaaatattaaagttacCATCTGCAATGGTTGAATCAACTAAAGGTATtaatctgtttttctttttagggCTGTTGATAGACAATCCTAAAGTTGGTCTTTCCACAATATCATTTGACAAGTCTCCAATATTTCCACACttccttttgaaaaattcaccAATAGACACTTTACGTCCAGCGTTAGATCTGGATGttcaataaatttgattaatgataaagttgattaataataaattttgtaagatttattataaaaaaaacttactCTACTGATAGATCCAATTCTCCAATAATACCAGAAAAGCATGATAAatctaaatattctttttctgaaCTAGTTGCCAAAGGAAGATCATAAGAACAATTTTGTTTCCAGGAAGATTCATCAGCTAACAGATGATTGGTCATTTGAGAAACAGACTGAAATTCTTCATTGTTAAATAGTTCCATCAGCTCGGCAGTTGTTGCATCAAAACTAATTCCTCCTGTACTTTTTGGAGAGAACGAAGATACATTTTTCTCTGCACTTTTACTCATTTCTGAAGAACGGGCTGTTATTTCTTTAGGTTCAAATACAACctggaaataaaataacatacaaatttatatgcTTTTCCACTTTTCACATTATTGTTACTTACACTGTTTGAGGCACCTTCAACACATAATGTTTGTGTACTATTCTGTTGTTTCAACTTGTTCTCATTATTGTATGTAGAAGAATTACCATCATGATCTGAgggattaaaatattttgttaaagtTTCAATATTGACATCATCCTTTTTATTAGCATCTGGAAGACAATATCActtataaaagattaatacatagacatatattaatgttttatatgttatatgtctatatatatattttaaagagatttgttttttttattaccagaagaaaatgttaaaccTTTAAAATTGCTACATTTTCTAAGTAACTTCCTAGCAAGTTCTTGTTCAGCATTCAATCCATCagattctcttttttgtttatcgttTACTCCACTTGTTTCTCCTAATACTAcaaaataacaatagtaatgtTGCATTTAATTAAAGCAATAAGGATCATATTGTAATACTTACGAGTTGATATATTGTTAAGAATACCTAGCGAAGAATCATCCGACtttaataacatattattgccacgtaaagaagaagatgcaAAGTTCTCATTTCTAAAATTCCTATCAAGATATTTGTCTTCGAGTCTACA contains:
- the LOC122630455 gene encoding uncharacterized protein LOC122630455 isoform X5 is translated as MMSTPSKFHNTELDMTLLSTPMPKASSTVQRKSTLEDKYLDRNFRNENFASSSLRGNNMLLKSDDSSLGILNNISTLLGETSGVNDKQKRESDGLNAEQELARKLLRKCSNFKGLTFSSDHDGNSSTYNNENKLKQQNSTQTLCVEGASNSVVFEPKEITARSSEMSKSAEKNVSSFSPKSTGGISFDATTAELMELFNNEEFQSVSQMTNHLLADESSWKQNCSYDLPLATSSEKEYLDLSCFSGIIGELDLSVESNAGRKVSIGEFFKRKCGNIGDLSNDIVERPTLGLSINSPKKKNRLIPLVDSTIADGSLTFREKEQTHLTNSTKDIEEQSIMSLSSIAQALQEIDNCTPRRLVDQLIMAKKKRKEFQLEKNDDKGNTYTLLPSSRCSMPATPSALNIKDDNKSSKLSLDSKTINKTLENKATLPRMLSFTSDLDLHTKDTLENIPQRKSLKKEETEKSSTSLQQQGTDEIKLSDIQSIFKDNKFSLPEMKSNKSGMERKESLKQENISYTSKMDYSVAQKLTTTGQSNLETMSQLHDIIVSRNSQEICSCIVGISREADIALTNTSDRWIICSLGTFQLQGNKQNIILHLPKDTILIKPNSTQSVKIGVKITKKSNPAIVILNIITTDMVTRKESIIKHMIYVESEELQVNVLTPFKKAELNFGNIIENTMETLSITLQNKNNMVLPIILSIVHDGPKVFNINNLQDGFTHELKPREQFTAVVQCEGLSSLLASAESLKNQLISIEAKLLIQVDNKKDDAVMIKEVPLYVKIGSCKIQVVDTELPIEIPRKQTKSLTIVNTGELPLSITAFIVQDEKSSNRIEDFSVKPETLTLKRNATDRFLITFKPRCSDTHDRHVKIKLSIGNNTYYYSVIGQQNVEAENESYLRCETPQQTSDAVSPSSPHSMLSSRSGRNSPISSISGSTVAGDKIPIKSTHAALVWGSVKPSKSDTKEFTIRNISDNRIKLQVQISDKNNSFLFLKDHQTISPNIVLVLHRMESRTLSVVFCPRHVGAATGKIIFKHYEIKKEENKSRPSKAILLYGYGGFGRVIISEIFKDINGKMWLPLGKLNSGEILNAKIKLENIGDLYSYAKVKLIPKAIYPSMVSSWQVNPTELLLEPKETQWVTLEFQPRKEDLILLRQRSDVCHVGTINIIYGDEPTRWRIRRLYNKIKNAGDLNGGESEPFRNIVYPLCKVFPGEQLMPDLNLINDTIQNLSDLCHGVRQHEIILTVETNADETLSMIHDSADESQMFYSLYSDNSHVDVESSGKSFLPSETIIGGCEVNVRHELFDDYFTVSPNVVNLIPSIKNEAIITILSSSRVAQPYETVLSNTDVLSILPAEGMIPAGKGFPLKIKCKQKVQRNLEAMLEIYTENHRQDVKIKVAVVQQ